The genomic stretch CCcgctgcatgaagtcaaacaagcctaaTGGCTCACTAGTATGACAAGGTTTGTCATGTGATGTATCAACGGATGTAGTACGTCTGAATTTTGTTCACACTGTATAGAATGTACTATTAATGTTTTAATGGTTGATGAGTAGGTACTTTATCAAATTAACTTACTGTTACACAATGCAGTTTCGGATGTAGGCCGTGTTTGGGACAGGAGCTAAACATGATTGAAAAAGGGGAGGAGCGTCTCTATATGCCCCGCATATAACTTCCTGTTTCAATGGAAATTGCATCAACGCATCAAACAATGCTGTACATTTCAGTGCATCTTAGTGGGTCTTTAAGGCACTCTTTAGTTTAGTTGGGATTGACATTCATTAACGTTCAGTCTGTTTATTTAACATTCAGTAAACAGACAGAGGTTCCCTTGCCGTGAGTGTACTACAACATGTATTATGCTTCACATAAAATAGGTTACCATGTTTAGCTACCAAGGTTAATGCTGGCCTGTCTGCTAACaggataaaatataacacacaaatCCACAGAGATACACGTTTCACACACCATCTTtaaagaaatttaaaaaaaaaagtactgAAACCGAATCTAGCTGTGTTTTCTCTGTAACAATAATTGTAATGTTTTACACTGATGCCTCTTTTTTCCTACCATAactctataaaaaaaaaaacgtgaccACTTCATTACTGCAGCCATAAAAGAACAGAAGTAGAGTGCAGTGTAAGCAGTGGACAGAGGGACAGAGTCCAGTACGTGTAGTCATTCAGCCGTGAGGGACATGTAGTAGATGTGTACAGATTCACTGAAGATTCATACCGCCAAAATGCCTTCTGGAAATATCATCAAACTCATTCTGTATGAGGTGCTGCAGTTTGCGTGTCTCTGTATCCCTGTGTTCGTAGTCATGGAGCGTTTTGGCTCTCTCATTCGATTGGTTAAGTCCAGTAACACGGCATACTGGCTGGTGGTGGCGGCCTCTGTGGCTTATGTGGCGTCTGTAACCCTGTTTGTCTGGGTGCCTTTAAAGTACTTGACCCTGAAGACACAACGATTCTCAGAAGTGACCAACTGGTGAGTAGGTCTCAGTACTGTATTAAAAATCAATTGTATCATGGGACCAGATTATCTGGATGAAAAAACATTCATCTTTCACGCTGTATTTATTCTCATATCATGTTTTTCAAGCAAATATTGTGTGCAGTTATCAAATACCTAAACCTTATTTCTCCTACAGGAAGCCTGTTACACTTGTATATGTGGTGCTTAGCACTTTACCATGCTTCGCTATCATCATATCCAGCTCCAAGGTATTACGTTGTACATTTGTAAACTACTGTATGAACTGGAATCCATATTAATTAATatactatttaaaaataaatgttacttaATGAGTATGGATCTTTCCTTGGGTTACCTTTCTTATTGCACCTTTATAGGACTATAATAAAATCTGAAACAGAAACTGGGATACATCTGGTCTGAGATACTCAGTAACCTGGTGAAGAACAGAAGATTTACTATTAACCAAAGAGATGGTCTATTATAGTTTAAGGAATGTTGTTGCTTCTGTATTGCAGCCATTTTAAAGGAATAgacaattttcttaaaaaaaaaatccagataatttactcactaccatgtcatccaaaattttgatgtctttctttgttcagtcgagaagaaattatgtttttttgaggaaaacattgcaggatttttctcattttaatggatttcaatggacaccaacacttaactcaacacgtaacagttttttttcaactgagtttcaaaggactctaaacgatcccaaacgaggcataagggtcttatctagtgaaacgattgtttttgacaagaaaaataaaaaatatgctcttttaaaccacaacttcttgtctaggtCCTTTcctgcgtgacctaacgtaaatgcatAGTGATgtagagaggtcacgtgttacatatgtgaaacgcacatttgtggaccattgtaaacaataaactggcacaaagacattaattagtatcattcgacatacaacaacgtcggaacggtcctctttctccacacttgtaaacactggggcgtagttttgcattcgtcctctgtgacctcttgacgtattgcgtggggtcacgctggcgcatcacgaccggatctagacgagaagttgtgctttaaaagtgcatatttttcgtttcgctagataagacccgtatgcctcgtttgggatcgtttagagtcctttgaaactccattgaaaaaaactgttaagtgttgagttaagtattaaatgttgggctctattaaagtccattaaaatgagaaaaatcctgcaatgttttcctcaaaaaacataatttcttctcgattgaacaaagaaagacatcaacattttggatgacatggtggtgagtaaatgatctggatttttcttttaagaaaattgaatattcctttaaggctcAGATTAAACCTAATTTTTTAGGCGTTTAATCAGTGTGCCTTATTTCGATTGGTTGCTCAGCATTTATTTGGTTTGAACCACAAAATACGTGATTTCCATTCCAGTGGGTCcagggtctgaaggggttaaaatgatgtgagctcttagtttaaaatgtacattaacTATAAATTAAAAATTGCTCATGataacaaataccttgtcaTTGGTCTATTTGTGTTtctatagctcagtggtaaatctttgcattagcaatgcaaaaggttgtgggttcaatccAAGGAACACACTTACTGGTAAAATGTAAACCTTGTAATGCACCTTAGGTTCATAAATATAATTTGGATTTATTTGGTACCTcagacatatcataaaaatctgactttttcatgtttaagtgctacaattgggtccccagtgcttctatcaacctaaaaaatgtgaaaataacaacaacccagtaacttagttttgataaaccattctctgcaagcatgtaaaaaatagctcattgaaatttggctccccttgtgatgtcagaaggtgATAATCCCGCCCCTtgatctgcactatccaaccacggcactgccatttagtgcagagatcagctcatttgcatttaaaaggacacaccccaaaatggcccatttttgctcacacctacaaactGTCCATTTTAACATgccataataaattatctatatgatattttgagctaaaacttcacatatgacaccaaagatttatttgacatcttaaaaaagtcttgtgaaatgtcccctttaatgttttcCTTCTTGTCTTTCCTTCTGGACTATTTGTGGTTGTGCAGGTTCAGGTTGATGCAGGGATTTATTATGACAGCTTCACTGAGCTTCCTGTCTCATTGGTCCTCTTCTGCCTCATTTGTGTGGACATAGTGGAGCGAATTCGCCCTCTTCGTCTGACAGGACAGGGTAAGAGATAACAGAcaatatctgtctatctatcggATGTCCTATTTTTATATCCCCTGTCTATCAATCTATCTAAAGTTGTGTACTATTTGtatctttaaaagaaaatgcatTAGGGTCGGAGTTTGAGATGCGGGGGCCGGTGCTGACTCACTTGCAGCAGGTAACATCAGTCTCTGCACAGCTGCAGGCTAATGGTGGGGACGGTGACACATCCGGTAGATCACCGGTGGGGAACGGTTCACCATCGGGTCGTTGGGGAAATGCAGACATGAGCAGCATTTCTCGCAGCAGCAGCGCGGCCTATCTGTATTCCTCTCACTATCGATCAGGCCCTTTTCGGTTTATCTGGATCCAGGACCCTCGGCACAACGTCTGTGTGGCCAGCTTCATGTTCTGGTTTGATACGGTGGAAATGGTGAGGGTGGCCGGGATTTATTCGGTCTATTACTCAGCCTGGGTCTTCCCTATCTACATACTGGCTTATCTGTCTATCCTACGTGTAGTAATAACTCCCAACAGTCCTTTGCTGGCATCACTAAGTGTTCTCAGTCAAGATTTGCCTTTTCTGGTGGTACGCATATGCCTGGTGGTAATTTTTGGTTATGTTACTCCTGTGCTGTACATATTGAAAAACATCCTCGTAACTGTatcttttgtgtattttgttttgATGACTAAATTAAAGTGGCTGAACAGAGGAAGCATGTTTTGAGGAAATTGTGGAGATTGGTTTGTATAGTAAGTGCAGCGGCAGATACAGATTTATAGAAGTTCAATGTTAATACATATACCTGTATTTCTAAactgtaaatatgttttacttTCACAATGAAAGTGTATATTTTCCTAACATATTTTTGTATAGATGGCTGAAACTATACAACAGCATAAATACCTgtatgttattgtttttatgcAAGGATTTAGTATTTATTGAAAAACGGATACTGGTAAATGCTGTATGTGTGAGTCtattgcttgtttttttttctatgcATGAAAAATCTGTAGATTTTTACATTGAtctaacaacaacaacaatgtatatattaaacattttacataaagtttgtttttctaTTTGGTTAATATAATGCTAGTTACAAACACCATCTTGTGTGTTTCGAATCACAagtttgcattaaaatgttatCAAACATGATAGACATATTTGGTGTGATGTGTGAGTGGAGGGCTCTGAGCTCAAAATTTTATCCTGAACCCAAAGTCCCCCCTCCCCTCCTTAACTGGGATGTATACCAGCTGAAAGTGAGGTGTTGGGGTGCAGTCAAAACTGTTATGGAGAgacaggggcgttgctagacgtaaagctctactggggcacaggcccccaattttttgctgactttttttgaaagcctgctgtgtgcgagaagtgtgcaacacttctatacaatgtaatcttcatcatacctaacattattaacatgtttgaaagcataaatggcataaaatgtttggaaataatgacagcagagaaatattttctacattatacaatgatagcaatgattaataacttatttttacaagaattttatgactgctatagtaaataatctcagtcatagttactgctaactattagtaaactaaatattaatttcatatctcaaaatacagaacagtataacacatacatctgttgattttttcagcaacaatgcaattctatagacttgacagaggttttcctctgtttgagacctgacagggtgagaCTGTAGTTTGTCTTCTTACCTcacttaaactcatcatctctcctttcttcttccctttccctgctttgcacaaaacacttctgatgtccatctacagaagccaataatgatcgaatcaaaataagattagcaatattatttagaaacttactttagtttcgtTATGGCTTCATAAGCACTCGCGTggcgtcaccttttgaatgcggttgtgcgcggtGAACGCAAACGGGCGCGGCCatggatacgtgcgtgcacgcgtcaatgcgactgcttcatcgcttttacaagcctaaattgggtaactactttgcataaagatccgtttttgccgcgattgtctttttaaaggaatacactagttaactgctaaaatttaaacttgacattaacaccggggcacaaaagatttacactggggcacgtgccccagtaaaagaggtctagcgacgcccctgtgGAGAGAGGTGAGGGACGGCTATACAATCTTGAGTTTTTGCCTTTAATCAACATTTTCATGTGTATTGTGGCCATTTCAAGTCAAACTTAAGGAGTGACATAACATCACCCAACAACAATGTAGGGGTGAGAGGGGTACAAACTAccgcagggttaattgtaacacggctactttaaatttttatacagggctgagcaatctgtgcttttggtctttttctgtgaatttgtgaaaagttttgatgtgttttggttaagatatttaACGAAGAGTGTTCTGGaggcatgaaagtaaatttcttcatcttatgttttttttatttctgagttgggtgtgtaagtcaccaaatccacccttatattattttaatcactgttttgttacctaaaacataacaccattttgaaacCATTTTGAATGTCAGTAACTCTGAGTAACttatagctgggattgaaaaaatttttacagagcggggttagttgtaacacagtgttacaattaagcctcaggtatacaatgataatgaaatgaatgcattgtaaatgctattcatcaaaatgataactgttaatacaatatcaggggaaataacttacaattagatttttttgttttaattgtgcaaccttttaaaaaatgtatttatatgcattgatgcataatacaaagatggttagatgaaggattatggatggatagatatcCACCTagtatatagacggtttcatcggacgcacctgatacacgtctggatccgaaccttacttccggtttcgtttttttaatggtctgactagttactaaactgatctcttgaacaaatgcctcgtcgaaaataacaaatgttttgttttcctaggtaatctatgtgttgtttttttgcttgttatataaataaactacgtttaaagaacgttgttgttatttattcttaccggagtttaccggaagttacgtgcagaccgcgacagccgcttgtttatgttgttactgctgaaacggtctatagacagaattttattgaattatttgtgtttaaacaacattttctagcaggtgttacaacaaatcCTCTGTTATTCCTATGGGATAAGTTCATTTATAAAACGGCcagggcagttctggttcttcattatgattggttgaaacgcgttctaagccgtgataaaataccccggtaaacccaaggttcagaccgcattaaataagtatcactgcgccactgttgctgcgtactgatttatgaaaataaacaccacagtctttaatcatatttttaatttgtctacaatttcacaattaatggcgatatccagataaatgtcaataaatattgttgagtcatctgatcaataaagagaaaacgctccctgaggagtttctacctcaaattcatatttctcctatccactgggtggcggtcttacccaacttaaacactgacacaTTCACTCTAAACTAAAAACACCATGAAAATAACTTGTACCAACAAGGCCTGCACATTGGCTTGGTTTTGTCAACTTGAAACTAATCCTGTAACCCTGAGTTTGTTTAACCATTTTCATGGTACAGGCccctgatctcttacaaaagttcttcacaaaaactgaattatctctgcttttagctgaaaatttgagagatgataagagaacaaatgaaggtaggatgaaacaggtttttgtgttgtttgaaagcagatggtctgttctttcatttgatattttatgtttatttaaagaagataatttttctgtaaggcattaaactaaaactgggcgGCAAGTTGCAACTTTGTTAAACGCtgatggggaaagagttaagcatgcttccaagctcatcacttcaacagctgcacaatataaatgttaatgtataaattagatgaatgttggtttataaaataaacaccacagtcttaaatcatattttcattgtgtctttgctgcgtctgtgttggttgggaactgcgctctgtttcagtcacacttgattctgaggaactattTCGTTTGGTGGAAGGGTAATATTTGTACtgatataattacaacttatttgtgttttattttacgaaatcctgctatgcatatgaagtaaccgttttataaaagcaataagccccgcaaagcagtggggttacaatgcattttataacagctaagggggtttaggCACTCAGCTttgcgtcgtgcctaacaacgacCCTTAGCTCAttacccactgcttcttggggcttattgatTTATTACACTCTtgtcactttcggtgtaatAGTATGATAatggtaggtcccacaaacaaactataagtgttcatttgtagcacaTTTGTAGATGTGTGTGCTGATTGTGTAACAAATGAGATTAATcgaacttaaatattttttccaatgatagagccaaagtcaAAAAGCGCTCTCCCTTACTTTAAAAGACAAAGAGCCATGCCAAGACACATGAAAGATGTGACTATTTAAGGTTCCACCATCAAATACTATTCATTTTTGACCTAAAATGCATGTATTAGTATTGTGTTGTTAATTATGAACCCACTTTCTTTGGAGTTtcaagtatacatttttttactatGTTACCTTTTTGTACCGTTTCTATTTTctgcaaagaaaaacataatttttattaGAAATTTGGCAGAAATGTTGTGGGTTGTTGACAGAAACAAGCAAAAAGTTAAAGTTTAcctaaacacacataaatagtAAATTTAGATAAAAGGAAAATAATCTTGAAGCTCTCGGTATATAGAGATCTTATTGCACTAATTGGTTGGACATGACCaagaaaaacttttaaaatacacattatgttaaaattcccTTACATATTTAATTCTAATTTATTCAGTCAATCTCTTCTGAGACAAATCTGCATTCCTCCCGTCTGTGATCGATTACCTGGGTAGATCCACAACAGATGCGTAAAATGAAATGGCTTAAAACATTGTTTTActgtaaaatttatttttgttaaatataaTTCAGATTTCCGTAACAGAAAACAAGTGTTTACAGTATCAGGTTGTATTTCTTAGGTTTTCACAACATATTTATGGTAAGAAAACAGCTAACCAATTAACAggttttattaaagttttttcattcttttttacAGTAATCTTTTTTTGGTGCTTCAGTGATAATTCATGATCTTTTTTGTGAAACCCCATCTATCTTATTACAGCACAACATTTTTGGAGATATTGGTAAGTGTTCAAGAAAAGACAATCAATGTGTCACACTATTGAATGCTGTTTCCTCCCAGCATATTCTCATCTAACCAAACCAAAAAAATTTATCTTTGAAAGGAGACATTAAAAATCCATCTCTGAGCGTGACTGAATGTTTCGCCTCGGCATGGCTCCCACTGATTTTGCAATAAAGCTTACAGTGGATATAAAAAGTCTTCACACCCCTGTTAAAATTGCaggttttgtgaaaaaaaaattaaaccaaGTTTTCCACCTTTATTATGAAATTGCAGTCTAttcagtggcaagaaaaagtatgttaACCCCTATAATAAACTGGTTTTCTACAGTGATTTGctataaaatgtgatctgatcctcataggtcacaacaatagacaaacacaatgtgcaaATAATGTTTAATGATGCATTATAATCTGATGATACCAAAGATGAACTTTAGTCATAATAccaaaatatatgttttgtgcaaaaaaaCCTCACAGCACATAACCAAAAGAACACCATGCCCACAGTAAAGCATGGAGGTGGCAGCATCAGGCTGCTTTTCTTCAGCTGGGACTTGAGCTTTAAGCAGAGTGGGTGGAATAATAAATAGCTCCAAATAGCAGTCAAATTTGGCCCAAAACTTTAAGGCTTTTGCCAAAACACTTAAGAGGTATTTCACCTTTCAGCAACAAATGAATGGCCTCACCAAAACAATATCAAGGTTTTGGAATGGATATCAATGGTTTTGGAACAAGAGACCAGATATAAATCCCGAAATCATCGAAAATCTATGGCGTGATCTCAAGAGGGCTGTGCACAGGAAACACCCAACCGATTTGACATAGTTAGAATGGTTTTGCAAAGAAAAATGGCAAAATATTGCCACGTCAAGATGTGTAAAACAGATAAATGCTTACTCCTTAAGATTGAATGCTGTGATAAAATCGAAAGgtgcttaaaggggacatatcttgaaaatcttactttttcccagtgcttctagaaaatgtgtaaaagaacaacccagtaacttggttttggtacaccattctctgcaagcatgtgaaaaaatacgtAATAGAAattttgctccccttgtgatgtcagaaggggatcttattataataatactgcccGTTAATCTGCAACCATCAAACCACAgcattgccatttagtgcagagaagaGGAGAAAATAACTGCGTTTCAATTAcatcaaaccaccattatggcgatttgtgtttgaattttataagctcatttgcattttaaaggacacacccaaaaacggcacatttttgctcacacctacaaagtggcaattttaacatgctataataaattatctatattgtattttgagctagaacttcacatatgtactctggagacacccaaggaacagtatgtaggattgtggccaaaactggtattgcaatcacaaaacttgtggctaaaactggtactgcaatcacacacagctggtggccaatacacagcaggacaacataaacatcagttgagggctgcaactccactttttaaatgacaatatcctggccagaccactttTGTCAGTGagataagtatttgaaatgaaaatgatttcttaatgtctagtgacatatcagggccattttatgattaattgatataaatttcttacagtTCCTTTAAACTAAgttttactttgcacacatatACAACCTGGTTACTGTACAATTTTGCTTGCCATTGGATGGCAATGATTCTTATTGTTATTCACTTTAATTAATAGGTTGAAGTTTCTGAATTAAGGTGGAAAAGTTTTCAACGTGATTCATCTTTGTTTCATGttttaaatcacaaaaaccTGCAATTTTAACAGCGGTGTGCAGACCTTTTTAATCCACTGCAATTTTAattcattaatttttaaactTAACAGTCAAAGAGTGAACAGATGCTGCAATGGAAATTGTATGAGCTCTCTCTCGCCTCCTCAGCAGGGGACAACAGAGGAAGAGGAGAAAGCAAGGGCAGACACAGATAAAGCGTACAGATAAAGGCGGCAGAAAAGAAGCAGAGAATGCTGTAAAGCTGTGTGGCCGGGAGTGCATTATAATTCAGGCTGTGTTTCTCCGGCTTCACTAGGAGCTCTAGCGGGTGGTTTAGCAACAGGGAGTGAGAAAAACAGAAATCAGCCAAGCAGGAGCCACATAAAGGACATAGCTTTGTAACTCAGAACACAGAGATAGTGAAAGACTGAAACAACACAGGAAAGAGTCGTCGTGGAGTTAAGAGTAAAGCAGCAGAGAAGGAGAGAAGTGTGTCTGTGGGCTCGCCAGCCTCTGCCTGTGTGGACTGGAGACAAGGCTGCCCAGACGCGGTTCGGTTCTGCACTCTGATTGGCCGGAATGGGCGGGCAGAGTCTGACGCAGAGAAAGTCAggcaaaaaaatgacatttacaCCGTGTATCATTTTAAAACTCTGAGACTGCGTGTGTCTTTGAGAAGGGGTGCGGTGGGAGGGGTTGGGGTGGGGGGTTTAGGCTAGCGTAAATAAATTAGAGAAACTCATATCGAGCACTAGAGAGGAGAGAGGAACTGATGCACACTCACGCAACACCTGGAGCAAGAAAATGTGAAGCACTCAAGGGAACGACAGCGTCACATTCATCAGCACAGCTTGTCATTTGTGGAGGAATGCTTGCTTTTCGTACACTCTGCAAACCTATAGGCAGGACCAGAGGCTTTGTGGAGGCGAGACAGTTACCTGCTGTTTCTCACACGAGACCGGTGTGATGGCTGCTTCCATACAGAAAGGGATCTACAGGCTGTGTGTCACAGGAAGAGTGATTTAGACTCTCTTCTTGGCTGCACCCTCATCACGACCCCACTGGATGTTCTCTTGATGTATTGCTGTGGTCTGGGACACTGGCGGAGAGAACAGTCCACCTATGTGAGTAGCCTGAGTGTAATCTGTGATGGGACACAATGCTGTTTTTAGAAAAGCACTGCATCAGATACAGTAGTACAGCAAATTAACCTGTTAACATGCACTGCGCACCTGTACTTGACCTGCACCTGTGTCACAAAATGCACTTGATGTTGAACTTGACGCGTATAATACTATATTTcggcatgtttgtgtatgtagcCTATTTGTTCTTTTCATAAAGCTGGAAACATGtgttaaataaatcattttaaggCACGTTTACTATCAACTGCTATTCCGCGTGAAGAGAAAGTTAACGAGAGAGTGCGTAAAGAGCAGAAAGAGAGGTGCGTGACTCAAAGACTCCAGAGGGGATCAGAGTCAAAAACTGTAAAAAGCAGACAGGTAGTG from Paramisgurnus dabryanus chromosome 6, PD_genome_1.1, whole genome shotgun sequence encodes the following:
- the tmem236 gene encoding transmembrane protein 236, which produces MCTDSLKIHTAKMPSGNIIKLILYEVLQFACLCIPVFVVMERFGSLIRLVKSSNTAYWLVVAASVAYVASVTLFVWVPLKYLTLKTQRFSEVTNWKPVTLVYVVLSTLPCFAIIISSSKVQVDAGIYYDSFTELPVSLVLFCLICVDIVERIRPLRLTGQENALGSEFEMRGPVLTHLQQVTSVSAQLQANGGDGDTSGRSPVGNGSPSGRWGNADMSSISRSSSAAYLYSSHYRSGPFRFIWIQDPRHNVCVASFMFWFDTVEMVRVAGIYSVYYSAWVFPIYILAYLSILRVVITPNSPLLASLSVLSQDLPFLVVRICLVVIFGYVTPVLYILKNILVTVSFVYFVLMTKLKWLNRGSMF